The following are encoded in a window of Flavobacterium psychrotrophum genomic DNA:
- a CDS encoding tRNA threonylcarbamoyladenosine dehydratase, with protein sequence MAEWTERAELLFKKEGLDKLTNAHVMVVGLGGVGSFAAEFLARAGVGTMTIVDGDVVDITNINRQLPALHSTVGQPKVKIVGDRLMDINPELNLIRVEEFLSPERAYELVTEEYDYVLDCIDSITPKLNLILSAKRKKVKIISNMGAGGKYEASKVRVGDISKTDVCPLAKTVRKRLRKEGVTKGVKAVYSIETPDQSSLKMTNGLNYKKSFFGTNSWMPALFGLHAAEAVVKHLIKK encoded by the coding sequence ATGGCTGAATGGACCGAGAGGGCTGAACTATTGTTTAAAAAGGAAGGCCTTGACAAATTAACAAATGCACATGTAATGGTAGTGGGCCTTGGGGGCGTAGGCTCTTTTGCAGCAGAATTTCTTGCCAGGGCAGGAGTGGGTACCATGACCATTGTAGATGGCGACGTGGTAGACATTACCAACATTAACCGCCAGCTGCCGGCACTGCACAGTACTGTAGGGCAACCTAAGGTAAAGATTGTAGGCGACAGGCTTATGGATATTAACCCTGAGCTGAACCTTATTCGTGTGGAAGAGTTTCTTTCGCCGGAGCGTGCCTATGAACTGGTTACCGAGGAGTATGATTATGTTTTAGATTGCATTGACAGCATTACACCAAAGCTTAACCTTATTCTATCGGCAAAGCGCAAGAAGGTTAAGATCATTAGTAATATGGGTGCAGGTGGTAAGTATGAGGCTTCTAAGGTGCGTGTAGGCGATATTAGTAAGACAGATGTTTGCCCGCTTGCTAAAACGGTGCGTAAGCGCCTCCGTAAAGAGGGTGTTACAAAAGGTGTAAAAGCGGTATATTCTATAGAAACTCCGGATCAGTCGAGCCTTAAAATGACTAACGGACTTAACTATAAAAAATCATTTTTTGGTACCAACAGCTGGATGCCGGCCTTGTTTGGCCTTCATGCTGCCGAAGCGGTAGTAAAACACCTGATAAAGAAATAA
- a CDS encoding TlpA family protein disulfide reductase: protein MATLLKNWSSLLLLTILASCSGEGDNYTAYFRGQVKNPRMPYLLFAKDNKVIDTLPLDKNNHFFIKFDSLTPGMYSFKHEPDYQYIYFEKNDSLTVSIDAQDFDKSIIFSGRGDRKNNFMIELFAMSDEERRNSYDVYSEGFDKFKKYIDHSYAARKDFYEKRKKEIEWSDAFDFYANYRVKLNYYAKKEYYLYVHTRRTGEDARPYIPKGFYDFRNDIDFNDKRLINFSPFVKYSMAMINNMAVGKTVKQGTVKENAVDYNINKLNIADSVFKDQDIKNQVLNNVAFVYLLEDQNIVNNKKFLERYETLSTDNDRDNEISKISNAIKQLSPGKKLPALGLVNTDDKPFDIHNDIDEETVLFFWTSCARVNLQRTYKKIAELKKQYPNVAFIAVNVDNEKEWKKNLPYANADAHQLRAVNFDTLREKWAFTKINRTIVLNPDGTIKNAFTDLLDEQFAKAL, encoded by the coding sequence ATGGCAACATTACTCAAAAACTGGTCTTCATTATTATTGCTTACCATTCTCGCCTCTTGCAGCGGAGAAGGTGATAATTATACTGCTTACTTTAGGGGACAGGTAAAAAACCCCAGAATGCCCTACTTACTGTTTGCTAAAGACAATAAGGTAATTGATACCCTGCCATTAGACAAGAACAATCATTTCTTTATAAAGTTTGACTCCCTTACCCCGGGCATGTACAGCTTTAAGCACGAGCCTGATTATCAATACATATATTTCGAAAAAAACGACAGTTTAACGGTTTCGATAGACGCGCAGGATTTTGACAAGTCGATAATTTTTAGTGGCCGTGGTGACCGAAAAAACAATTTTATGATTGAATTGTTTGCCATGAGCGACGAAGAACGCAGAAACTCTTATGACGTTTATAGTGAAGGCTTTGACAAATTCAAGAAATACATTGACCACAGTTATGCGGCTAGGAAAGATTTCTACGAGAAAAGAAAGAAAGAAATAGAATGGAGTGATGCTTTTGATTTTTATGCCAACTACCGCGTAAAACTTAATTACTACGCTAAAAAGGAATATTACCTATATGTACATACACGCCGCACCGGAGAGGATGCAAGGCCATATATACCTAAAGGTTTTTATGACTTTAGAAACGACATAGACTTTAATGATAAGCGGCTTATTAACTTTTCTCCCTTTGTAAAATACAGCATGGCCATGATAAATAACATGGCTGTAGGTAAAACCGTAAAACAGGGTACTGTTAAAGAAAATGCTGTTGATTATAATATCAACAAGCTAAACATTGCAGATTCTGTTTTTAAAGACCAGGATATAAAAAATCAGGTTTTAAACAATGTAGCTTTTGTGTATTTACTGGAAGACCAGAATATTGTAAATAATAAGAAATTCCTAGAACGTTATGAGACTCTTTCTACCGATAACGACCGGGACAATGAAATAAGCAAGATAAGCAATGCAATAAAACAACTAAGCCCCGGAAAAAAGCTGCCTGCATTAGGCTTGGTAAACACAGACGATAAACCGTTTGATATTCATAACGACATTGATGAGGAGACTGTACTGTTTTTCTGGACAAGCTGTGCAAGGGTAAACCTGCAGCGTACTTACAAAAAAATAGCCGAGCTTAAAAAACAATACCCTAATGTGGCATTTATTGCTGTAAATGTAGATAACGAAAAGGAATGGAAAAAAAACCTGCCCTATGCTAATGCAGATGCACATCAGCTTAGAGCTGTTAATTTTGACACCCTACGAGAAAAATGGGCATTTACCAAGATAAACCGCACTATAGTACTAAATCCTGATGGTACTATTAAAAATGCCTTTACAGACCTGCTGGATGAGCAGTTTGCAAAGGCACTCTAA
- a CDS encoding ABC-F family ATP-binding cassette domain-containing protein, giving the protein MLSVSNLSVQFGKRILFDEVNTTFTQGNCYGIIGANGAGKSTFLKILAGDIDPTSGHVHLEPGKRMSVLSQNHNMFDEFTVLETVMMGNKTLYAVKKEMDEIYLKADFSDKDGERVGELQVIFEEMNGWNADSDAAAMLSNLGIGEEHHYTLMGDLDGKLKVRVLLAQALFGNPDVLIMDEPTNDLDFETISWLENFLANYDNTVIVVSHDRHFLDAVCTHISDIDFGKINQYSGTYTFWYESSQLAARQRAQQNKKAEEKKKELQEFIMRFSANVAKSKQATSRKKMLDKLKVDDIKPSSRRYPAIIFDQDREAGDQILNVKDLSASIDGEVLFKNVDLNMAKGDKIAVFSKDSRATSAFYEIINGNQTADTGTFEWGITTIQSYLPGDNHSFFENDLTLVDWLRQWAKTEEERDEVYVRGFLGKMIFSGEEALKTGRVLSGGEKVRCMLSRMMMLRANVLMLDEPTNHLDLESITAFNNSLKNFKGSVLFTTHDHEFAQTVANRVLEITPKGVIDRYMTFDDYLDDEKVQELRKKMYS; this is encoded by the coding sequence ATGCTATCAGTTTCAAATCTATCGGTACAGTTTGGTAAGAGGATTTTATTTGACGAAGTTAATACAACCTTTACACAGGGCAACTGCTACGGTATAATAGGTGCTAACGGTGCCGGAAAATCTACATTTCTTAAAATACTTGCAGGAGATATAGACCCTACATCGGGTCATGTGCATCTTGAGCCGGGTAAGCGTATGAGCGTACTTAGCCAAAACCACAATATGTTTGACGAATTTACGGTGCTTGAAACCGTAATGATGGGGAACAAAACCCTGTATGCCGTTAAAAAAGAGATGGACGAAATTTACCTTAAAGCTGATTTTAGCGATAAAGATGGCGAAAGGGTAGGAGAATTGCAGGTAATTTTTGAAGAAATGAACGGCTGGAATGCCGATAGCGATGCTGCTGCAATGCTTAGTAACCTGGGTATAGGTGAGGAGCACCATTACACACTTATGGGCGACCTTGATGGTAAACTTAAAGTACGTGTGCTATTGGCACAGGCGCTTTTTGGCAACCCTGATGTGCTGATAATGGATGAGCCTACCAACGACCTTGACTTTGAAACCATATCATGGCTGGAAAATTTCCTTGCTAATTATGACAATACAGTAATTGTAGTATCTCATGACAGGCACTTTCTTGATGCCGTGTGTACACACATATCAGATATCGACTTTGGTAAGATAAACCAGTATTCAGGTACTTATACCTTCTGGTACGAATCAAGCCAGCTTGCTGCACGCCAGCGTGCCCAGCAAAACAAAAAGGCTGAGGAGAAGAAGAAAGAGCTTCAGGAATTTATCATGCGCTTTAGTGCAAACGTGGCTAAATCGAAGCAGGCTACCAGCCGTAAAAAAATGCTTGATAAGCTAAAAGTTGACGATATTAAGCCGTCTAGCCGTCGTTATCCTGCCATTATTTTTGACCAGGATCGTGAAGCCGGCGACCAGATATTAAACGTAAAAGACCTTTCTGCCTCTATCGATGGCGAAGTGTTGTTTAAAAACGTAGACCTTAACATGGCTAAAGGCGACAAGATAGCGGTATTCTCTAAAGACAGCCGTGCTACATCTGCCTTCTACGAAATAATAAACGGTAACCAGACTGCTGATACCGGAACTTTTGAATGGGGTATTACTACCATACAAAGTTACCTGCCCGGCGATAACCACTCATTCTTTGAAAACGACCTTACGCTGGTTGACTGGCTGCGCCAGTGGGCTAAGACAGAAGAGGAGCGCGACGAGGTTTATGTACGTGGTTTCCTTGGTAAGATGATTTTTAGTGGAGAAGAAGCGCTTAAAACAGGCCGTGTACTATCGGGTGGAGAAAAAGTGCGTTGTATGCTTAGCCGCATGATGATGCTTCGCGCTAACGTGCTGATGCTTGATGAGCCTACAAACCACCTTGACCTTGAAAGTATTACTGCGTTTAACAACTCGCTTAAAAACTTTAAAGGATCTGTGTTGTTTACAACGCATGACCACGAGTTTGCGCAAACTGTTGCAAACCGCGTGCTTGAAATTACTCCTAAAGGTGTTATTGACCGTTATATGACGTTTGATGATTATCTTGATGATGAGAAAGTTCAGGAGCTTAGAAAGAAAATGTATAGCTAA
- the nadC gene encoding carboxylating nicotinate-nucleotide diphosphorylase: MISEQQFQAELDIIISNAIREDVGPGDYSSLACIPASATGRAKLLVKDNGLLAGVAFAQQVFAYVDPELKIEVFIQDGTPVKYGDVAFHVSGASQSILKAERLVLNAMQRMSAIATKTKKYVDILEGTGTGVLDTRKTTPGIRALEKWAVKIGGGENHRFALYDMVMLKDNHIDFAGGITQAITKTQHYLKENNLDLKIIVEARDLDEVREIIANPGVHRILLDNFDYDTTREAVALIGNYCQTESSGGINEDTMRHYAECGVNYISSGALTHSVYNMDLSLKAF, translated from the coding sequence ATGATTTCTGAACAACAATTCCAGGCTGAACTTGATATTATAATTTCTAACGCCATTCGCGAAGATGTGGGCCCCGGCGATTATTCGTCGCTTGCCTGTATACCTGCCAGCGCTACCGGTCGTGCCAAGCTTTTAGTAAAAGATAACGGACTGCTTGCCGGTGTGGCTTTTGCACAGCAGGTGTTTGCCTATGTAGACCCTGAGCTTAAAATAGAAGTTTTTATACAAGATGGTACACCTGTAAAATATGGCGATGTGGCTTTTCATGTTAGCGGCGCGTCTCAAAGTATACTAAAGGCTGAGAGACTGGTGTTAAACGCCATGCAGCGCATGAGTGCCATTGCTACAAAGACCAAAAAATATGTAGATATTTTAGAGGGCACCGGTACCGGTGTGCTTGATACCCGTAAAACTACGCCCGGCATACGTGCGCTCGAAAAATGGGCGGTAAAAATAGGTGGCGGCGAAAACCACCGTTTTGCCCTGTATGATATGGTAATGCTTAAAGATAACCATATTGACTTTGCAGGAGGTATTACACAAGCCATTACAAAAACGCAGCACTACCTTAAAGAAAATAACCTTGACCTTAAAATAATTGTTGAAGCACGCGACCTTGATGAAGTGCGCGAAATTATAGCCAATCCCGGTGTGCACCGCATACTGCTTGATAATTTTGATTACGATACTACCCGTGAGGCCGTAGCACTTATAGGTAATTATTGCCAGACAGAATCGAGCGGAGGTATTAATGAGGATACCATGCGCCACTATGCAGAATGCGGCGTTAATTATATTTCGAGCGGGGCGCTTACCCATTCGGTTTATAATATGGACCTGAGCCTGAAAGCATTTTAA
- a CDS encoding YihY/virulence factor BrkB family protein, which produces MSVELEHKLERVPVLKYMVRFGKTIKLPYSEGLTLYHLLELYITGIVKGDISYRAGAIAFSFFMSLFPFALFILNLIPYIPLENFQEDFMQFVADNVPPNTYDAIANILTDILLNSHKSLLSTGILLAILLMSNGMNAILSGFQSSMHITIKRTYFRQYALAIGLSLLLSILLIITVSAIIVFEVIIRKLSSHYYIPAEVYLLQWGRYLFLILMILITTSVLFKFAAKETRQAAFFSYGSVFSTLLFGLTSYGFGIYVVRFSKYNELYGSIGTLLVLMLYIWINCFILLLGFELNALIHKLKRKNLYI; this is translated from the coding sequence ATGTCTGTAGAGCTGGAACATAAGCTGGAGCGCGTACCTGTACTAAAATACATGGTGCGGTTTGGTAAAACAATTAAGCTGCCCTATTCTGAGGGGCTTACATTGTATCATCTGCTTGAACTTTATATTACCGGCATCGTAAAAGGCGATATATCATATAGGGCAGGGGCTATTGCATTCAGTTTTTTTATGTCGCTGTTTCCGTTTGCGCTTTTTATCCTGAACCTCATACCATACATTCCGCTGGAAAATTTTCAGGAAGATTTTATGCAGTTTGTGGCCGATAACGTTCCGCCAAATACGTATGATGCCATTGCAAATATACTTACAGATATCTTGCTAAACAGCCATAAAAGCCTGCTTAGTACGGGTATATTGCTGGCTATATTACTTATGAGCAATGGTATGAATGCCATACTTAGCGGTTTTCAGAGTAGTATGCACATAACTATTAAACGAACGTATTTCAGGCAATATGCGCTTGCTATAGGGTTGTCGTTGCTGCTGTCGATATTGTTGATCATTACTGTTTCGGCTATTATTGTTTTTGAAGTAATAATAAGAAAACTTAGTAGCCACTACTACATTCCTGCAGAAGTTTATTTACTGCAATGGGGGCGCTACCTGTTTCTTATATTAATGATATTAATTACCACCAGTGTGCTCTTTAAATTTGCGGCTAAAGAAACCCGTCAGGCTGCTTTTTTTAGCTATGGGTCGGTTTTTAGCACACTGCTTTTTGGCCTTACATCTTATGGTTTTGGTATTTATGTAGTGCGTTTTAGTAAATATAATGAGTTGTACGGGTCTATTGGCACGCTGCTTGTATTAATGCTGTATATATGGATTAACTGTTTTATTCTGCTCTTAGGGTTCGAACTAAATGCGCTTATCCATAAATTAAAAAGAAAAAATTTGTATATTTAG
- a CDS encoding DUF2147 domain-containing protein — protein MKRIIFTFLMTAFVGMLSMSAQVTGKWKTFDDETGEAKSIVHVYEEGGKVYGKVVEILNPAKKDKKCQDCKGADKDKPILGLIIIKGLSKDGDSYSDGDILDPNKGKLYSCTIKLDGKDKLKVRGYMGVSLLGRTQYWTRVK, from the coding sequence ATGAAAAGAATAATTTTTACATTTTTAATGACGGCCTTTGTGGGCATGCTTTCAATGTCGGCACAGGTAACAGGCAAGTGGAAAACCTTTGACGATGAAACCGGCGAAGCAAAATCTATCGTACATGTTTATGAAGAAGGCGGAAAGGTTTATGGTAAAGTAGTTGAAATACTTAACCCTGCAAAAAAAGACAAAAAATGCCAGGACTGTAAAGGGGCAGATAAAGATAAACCCATTCTTGGCCTTATAATTATTAAAGGACTTAGCAAAGATGGCGATTCATATTCTGATGGCGACATCCTTGACCCAAATAAAGGTAAACTGTACAGCTGCACGATAAAACTTGATGGTAAAGATAAACTGAAAGTACGTGGTTATATGGGGGTATCTCTTTTAGGCCGTACCCAATACTGGACAAGGGTGAAATAA
- a CDS encoding bifunctional metallophosphatase/5'-nucleotidase, whose product MKRRDFIQKTAAGSALIMGGLSLSSFAEPDVKKLTILHTNDVHSHIDPFPVDDPKYGDKGGVARRATLIEQVRREEPNVLLLDAGDIFQGTPYFNYYGGELEMKLMSMLKYDLGTLGNHDFDNGIDGFYKQLPHAKFDFVSANYDFKNTILDGIVKPYKIFVKDGIKIGIFGLGIELQGLVDKKLYKETVYNNPLETAQDMSRILKVNEQCDLVICLSHLGFIYANEPQKISDLVLARRTKNIDAIIGGHTHTFLTKPYVEKNLDGQEVLVNQVGCYGINVGRLDFSFSKGKKLASGKTITV is encoded by the coding sequence ATGAAAAGAAGGGATTTTATACAAAAAACCGCTGCCGGAAGTGCCCTGATAATGGGAGGATTATCTTTAAGCAGCTTTGCAGAACCAGACGTTAAAAAACTTACCATACTACATACTAACGATGTACACAGCCACATAGACCCGTTTCCGGTAGACGACCCTAAATATGGCGATAAAGGTGGCGTAGCACGCAGGGCCACGCTTATAGAGCAGGTGCGCCGCGAAGAGCCTAATGTACTGCTACTGGATGCCGGAGATATTTTTCAGGGTACACCTTACTTTAACTATTATGGTGGCGAACTGGAAATGAAGTTAATGAGCATGCTTAAGTATGACCTTGGCACACTGGGTAACCATGATTTTGATAACGGCATTGACGGATTTTACAAGCAACTGCCACATGCCAAGTTTGACTTTGTATCGGCCAACTACGATTTTAAGAATACCATACTGGACGGTATTGTAAAGCCATATAAGATATTTGTAAAAGACGGCATTAAAATAGGCATCTTTGGACTTGGGATAGAGCTTCAGGGACTTGTTGATAAAAAACTTTATAAAGAAACGGTATATAACAACCCGCTGGAAACAGCACAGGACATGAGCCGTATACTTAAGGTAAATGAGCAGTGCGACCTTGTAATCTGCCTTTCGCACCTTGGGTTTATTTATGCCAATGAACCTCAAAAAATAAGCGACCTTGTTTTAGCGCGCAGAACAAAAAATATCGATGCCATTATTGGCGGGCACACACATACCTTTCTTACCAAACCGTATGTAGAAAAAAACCTTGACGGGCAGGAAGTACTTGTTAACCAGGTTGGGTGTTATGGCATAAACGTAGGCCGTCTTGACTTTAGCTTTAGTAAAGGCAAAAAGTTAGCTTCCGGAAAAACCATTACCGTATAG
- a CDS encoding 5'-nucleotidase C-terminal domain-containing protein: MVKYKKYNTAWPVFVLFLTFSVLTGCGPRHLTNTSIQGKQLPVTSQYATVPEIESFVKPFREHIDHDLDSVLAYCPETMDKSKSINGWQTTIGNFEADITFMKADKALMARENKHVNVCLLNHGGIRSIIAKGNITARTAFEIMPFENAAVVVALKAEQLTEMAQYIIKEKKPHPLSGMEIIINKDGSLKSVTVQGKPLENGKVYNVATSDYLSNGGDSMTFFSKGVATYDLEYKLRNLFIDYFKEVDTLPIIRTERIIQEK, translated from the coding sequence ATGGTAAAGTATAAAAAGTATAACACAGCGTGGCCTGTGTTTGTGTTATTTTTAACATTTTCGGTTTTAACGGGTTGCGGCCCACGCCATCTTACAAACACTTCGATACAGGGAAAACAGTTGCCGGTAACGTCGCAGTATGCTACAGTACCCGAAATTGAAAGCTTTGTAAAACCCTTTAGAGAGCATATAGACCATGACCTGGATAGTGTACTGGCTTACTGCCCGGAAACTATGGATAAATCTAAAAGCATTAACGGCTGGCAAACCACGATAGGTAACTTTGAGGCAGATATTACCTTTATGAAAGCCGATAAAGCCCTGATGGCTCGCGAAAACAAACATGTTAATGTATGTTTGCTTAATCATGGTGGTATCCGGTCTATAATTGCAAAAGGCAATATTACTGCACGAACCGCTTTTGAGATCATGCCTTTTGAAAATGCCGCCGTAGTAGTTGCCCTAAAAGCAGAACAGCTTACAGAAATGGCACAATACATTATTAAGGAGAAAAAACCGCATCCGCTATCGGGTATGGAAATTATCATCAATAAAGACGGATCGTTAAAAAGCGTTACCGTTCAGGGCAAACCCCTCGAAAACGGAAAGGTTTACAATGTAGCCACCAGCGATTACCTTTCTAACGGTGGCGACAGCATGACGTTTTTTAGTAAGGGTGTAGCAACATATGACCTTGAGTATAAACTGCGCAACCTGTTTATTGATTATTTTAAAGAAGTAGACACCCTGCCTATAATAAGGACTGAACGCATAATACAGGAAAAGTAA
- a CDS encoding DUF6913 domain-containing protein, with amino-acid sequence MKFIKDFRLKKIIKKLLPNYKATASGAKVVTVGILLDETYFAGREELIQEIAAQGIAPGNIKTLSFFERIKKGQAPECCHFTYKEVGFDGTFAKTDVSDFINTPFDLLISFYDVQKPPLALITLQSKAGFKAGFSTVDNRLNTFMIASQAEKYKEFTAELFRYLKILNKL; translated from the coding sequence TTGAAGTTTATTAAAGATTTCAGGCTAAAAAAGATCATTAAAAAATTATTACCAAACTATAAAGCCACAGCGTCAGGTGCTAAGGTTGTTACAGTGGGTATACTTTTAGATGAAACTTATTTTGCAGGCCGTGAAGAGCTTATACAGGAAATTGCCGCTCAGGGCATAGCTCCAGGTAATATAAAAACGCTCAGTTTTTTTGAGCGTATAAAAAAAGGACAGGCACCGGAGTGTTGCCATTTTACGTATAAAGAGGTGGGTTTTGACGGAACTTTTGCAAAAACAGACGTTTCAGATTTTATAAATACACCCTTTGACCTGCTCATCAGTTTTTATGATGTGCAAAAGCCGCCACTGGCGCTCATTACCTTACAGAGCAAAGCCGGTTTTAAGGCAGGCTTTAGTACGGTAGATAACAGGCTGAATACATTTATGATTGCCAGCCAGGCAGAAAAGTATAAAGAATTTACTGCCGAACTTTTTAGATATTTAAAGATACTTAATAAATTATAA
- the dapA gene encoding 4-hydroxy-tetrahydrodipicolinate synthase: MQSLTGTGVALITPFRKDFSVDTEALENIVNFQVENGIDYLVVLGTTAEAATLDKQEKQLVIDTIIKANAGRLPLVIGIGGNNTAEVVEELKTANLSDFTAVLSVSPYYNKPTQEGIYQHFKAVAQASPLPVILYNVPGRTASNMLPDTVIRLAKDFENIVAIKEAAGDIVQAMRLIQHAPEGFLVISGDDMITLPMVLAGGAGVISVIGEGFPKEFSNIVRLGLEKKADEAYELHYKIADSIDMIFEQGNPAGIKYIFKELGLCEDVVRLPLVNIDANLAARLKAFIKNFKATPELLSV; this comes from the coding sequence ATGCAGTCGTTAACAGGCACAGGGGTGGCGCTGATTACCCCTTTCAGGAAAGATTTTTCGGTAGATACCGAAGCGCTTGAAAATATTGTGAATTTTCAGGTAGAGAACGGGATTGACTATCTTGTGGTGCTGGGCACTACAGCAGAAGCTGCTACGCTTGATAAACAGGAAAAACAGCTGGTTATAGATACTATAATAAAGGCTAACGCAGGCCGTCTTCCGCTTGTAATAGGTATAGGTGGTAATAATACTGCTGAAGTGGTTGAAGAACTTAAAACAGCTAATTTATCAGATTTTACGGCAGTACTTTCTGTATCGCCTTACTATAATAAACCTACGCAGGAAGGTATTTACCAGCACTTTAAAGCGGTTGCCCAGGCTTCTCCGCTGCCGGTTATACTGTATAATGTACCGGGCCGTACTGCAAGCAATATGCTGCCGGATACGGTAATACGCCTGGCGAAAGATTTTGAAAATATTGTAGCCATTAAAGAAGCTGCCGGAGATATTGTACAGGCCATGCGCCTTATACAGCACGCTCCTGAAGGTTTTCTTGTAATATCCGGCGATGATATGATAACATTGCCAATGGTACTTGCCGGTGGGGCAGGGGTAATATCTGTTATTGGCGAAGGTTTTCCTAAAGAGTTTAGTAATATTGTGCGTCTCGGCCTCGAAAAGAAAGCTGATGAAGCTTATGAGTTGCACTATAAAATTGCCGATAGTATTGATATGATATTTGAGCAGGGTAACCCTGCGGGCATAAAATACATCTTTAAAGAGCTAGGTCTTTGCGAAGATGTGGTGCGCCTGCCGCTTGTAAACATAGATGCAAACCTTGCCGCAAGGCTTAAGGCATTTATAAAAAACTTTAAGGCTACGCCAGAATTACTTAGTGTTTAA
- a CDS encoding outer membrane protein assembly factor BamD has product MIRFFYTLILALTLASCSQFQKALKSEDTKVKYETAEHLYEKEKYAKAIRLFEQIAPSYRGKPQAEKMFYMYAMSLYKTKSYYTAGYQFESFTSSYPRSTKVEESAFLGAKSYYFLSPRYSLDQVDTYKALEKLQAFIDRYPNSQYMPEANQLVKELSNKLEKKAFEIAKQYFETADYFGDYTAAQKTLENFMLDFPGTELREDAMFLKFDASYRYAMNSVENKMQERLLTAKKDYYDLMKYRADTRYKEQADKMFATINTELQKFSK; this is encoded by the coding sequence ATGATAAGATTTTTTTATACACTTATACTGGCATTAACGCTTGCTTCTTGCAGCCAGTTTCAAAAAGCTTTGAAATCAGAAGATACCAAGGTTAAATATGAAACTGCAGAGCATTTGTATGAAAAAGAGAAGTATGCTAAGGCAATACGCCTTTTTGAGCAGATAGCACCATCTTACCGTGGTAAACCACAGGCAGAGAAAATGTTCTATATGTATGCCATGTCGCTTTACAAAACTAAAAGCTACTACACAGCGGGCTACCAGTTTGAAAGTTTTACATCAAGTTACCCGCGTAGTACTAAGGTAGAAGAGTCGGCATTTTTAGGTGCTAAGAGTTACTATTTTTTGTCGCCACGCTATAGCCTGGATCAGGTAGATACCTATAAGGCGCTAGAAAAACTTCAGGCTTTTATAGACCGATACCCTAACAGCCAGTATATGCCGGAGGCTAACCAACTGGTTAAAGAACTAAGTAATAAGCTTGAGAAAAAAGCTTTTGAGATAGCAAAACAGTATTTTGAAACTGCCGATTATTTTGGCGATTACACCGCAGCCCAAAAAACGCTTGAAAACTTTATGCTCGATTTTCCGGGTACAGAGCTTAGGGAAGATGCAATGTTCTTAAAATTTGATGCTTCTTATCGCTATGCCATGAATAGTGTAGAGAATAAAATGCAGGAGCGCTTGCTTACCGCTAAAAAAGATTATTATGACCTGATGAAATACAGGGCTGATACACGATACAAAGAACAGGCAGACAAAATGTTTGCGACTATAAACACGGAATTACAAAAATTTTCTAAATAA
- a CDS encoding DNA-directed RNA polymerase subunit omega, translating into MDLKKTTAPVNTITYNKSKIEETTGNVYEAITIIAKRANQINGEIKKELIEKLEEFATYNDSLEEIFENKEQIEVSKFYEKLPKPHALAVQEWLEGKVYYKENK; encoded by the coding sequence ATGGATTTAAAGAAAACAACCGCTCCCGTTAATACAATTACCTACAACAAGAGCAAGATTGAAGAAACGACAGGTAATGTTTACGAGGCTATTACCATTATAGCAAAAAGAGCCAACCAGATTAATGGTGAAATCAAGAAAGAGCTGATTGAAAAGCTTGAAGAGTTTGCTACTTATAACGATAGCCTGGAGGAAATTTTTGAGAACAAAGAGCAAATTGAGGTTTCTAAATTCTACGAAAAACTTCCTAAGCCACATGCACTTGCCGTGCAGGAATGGTTAGAAGGTAAAGTTTACTACAAAGAAAACAAGTAA